A window from Theobroma cacao cultivar B97-61/B2 chromosome 3, Criollo_cocoa_genome_V2, whole genome shotgun sequence encodes these proteins:
- the LOC18604523 gene encoding uncharacterized protein LOC18604523 codes for MHSAESGMVVKNRLVEFLIWQSIPSSLIFLVFTAMIVSGRSPAAIFISFLSFHLSQLLFSVSLSAVSSPERKFGRSLPVMLGAAAVSGYVSAVSLCGVNGRVGFKGFASGLFYAFFYIYKRRWVLHFPIIQRSPFFSFKMGIPSAITRALKLSAAAYLFSALLLVFLPHHFNTELELGNLFAQHVISYSVSFSLFLCWELAHHLQQVLHTKRFIFAPPKGSAAAETNPSEPLLAALEESSPTSLLKYLAYLDLCMVCENNVDYWRRAAFFEETGETYRRVAAVCLRPLEQLASKLGEGLEGSSDGKAYRVSDQLQSSTDPRMNSKCYELMNNFQLYTWSARTIASLTAHSHKEDRFGVAQLSGSNAAVISTLIACLLAVETFMGKKSSLQPSPHLMGPAGIKWATSSIGRRDVRTGKRRDGPLYSKAYAMADVLRTSIYCIVSAFHNEMLTNAKAGLLEKDWISSGKPPFGTRELLLQKLLLFLDFQAS; via the exons ATGCATTCAGCGGAGTCAGGCATGGTAGTGAAGAATCGGTTGGTAGAGTTCCTAATATGGCAGTCCATTCCAAGTAGTTtaattttcttggttttcaCCGCAATGATCGTCTCTGGGCGCTCCCCCGCTGCGATCTTCATCTCCTTTTTGAGCTTTCATCTCTCCCAGCTGCTCTTCTCTGTCTCCCTCTCAGCCGTCTCATCTCCCGAGCGTAAATTTGGACGCAGTTTGCCGGTTATGCTGGGAGCCGCGGCCGTGTCGGGTTATGTCTCGGCAGTGTCCCTTTGTGGAGTGAATGGGAGAGTGGGGTTTAAGGGTTTTGCTTCCGGGTTGTTCTATGccttcttttatatatataagcgGAGATGGGTATTGCATTTTCCCATTATTCAG CGTTCCCCTTTCTTTAGCTTCAAGATGGGGATCCCTTCCGCTATCACACGAGCATTAAAGCTTTCTGCTGCAGCTTATCTATTTTCAGCTCTGCTGTTGGTATTTCTGCCACACCATTTTAACACTGAACTCGAGCTGGGAAACTTGTTTGctcaacatgtaatctctTATTCTGTCAGCTTTTCTCTGTTTCTCTGTTGGGAATTAGCTCATCATTTACAACAG GTGCTACATACAAAAAGGTTCATATTCGCACCACCCAAAGGATCGGCAGCAGCAGAAACAAATCCAAGTGAGCCTCTCCTGGCTGCATTAGAGGAGAGTTCTCCAACTTCCCTTCTGAAATATCTTGCATACCTTGATCTATGTATGGTTTGTGAGAATAATGTTGACTATTGGCGTCGAGCTGCCTTCTTTGAAGAAACTGGTGAGACTTACAGAAGAGTTGCAGCTGTATGCTTGCGGCCTTTGGAGCAGCTTGCATCAAAATTGGGCGAAGGTTTGGAAGGTTCTTCAGATGGTAAAGCCTACCGAGTATCTGACCAGTTGCAGTCATCAACTGACCCACGAATGAATTCAAAATGCTATGAACTAATGAACAACTTCCAG CTTTACACATGGTCTGCTCGAACAATTGCATCCTTGACTGCACACTCACATAAAGAAGACAGATTTGGAGTTGCTCAACTCTCTGGTAGCAATGCTGCTGTTATCTCGACACTCATAGCTTGCCTGCTTGCTGTTGAAACATTCATGggaaaaaaatcaagtttgcaACCATCTCCGCATTTGATGGGCCCAGCTGGCATTAAATGGGCTACATCGAGTATTGGAAGAAGAGATGTTAGAACAGGTAAAAGGAGAGACGGTCCACTTTATTCAAAAGCATATGCCATGGCTGATGTTTTAAGGACGTCAATTTACTGCATTGTGTCTGCTTTTCACAACGAGATGCTGACTAACGCCAAAGCTGGCCTTCTTGAGAAGGATTGGATTAGTAGTGGCAAACCTCCTTTTGGAACTCGCGAGCTGCTGTTGCAGAAattgcttctttttcttgactTTCAAGCCAGCTAA